The stretch of DNA AGCAATACAGAAAGGGCATGCGCCAGCAGTTCGTTAAGGAACATCGACCATTTCGCGGATGCGTTTTTAAGTCGCTGGGAAATGGCTGCGGTTACGTGCTGGAGACCACGAGGCGGACCGTATAAAAGGCTCCCATCCCGAGAATCAAGAATGCCCGCACGTGTGCCCACGGAATGCGAGATGCTCCGGAGACGCGGTTGCCAAGGCGGTCGCCGAACAGTTGCAGCACTAGCCCCACGAGCGTCAGCGATGATGCAATGCCAGCGGCAAACAATGCGATGATCAGGTAAGCTGCCACCGGCGAGCCTGTGGATAAGCCGGTAAAATAAGCCGCAAGTGCCGAGGGACAGGGGAGTAAACCAACCGCCATGCCTAAAAGAGCGGTTGTCTTGTAGCTCGTTCGCGGTGCCGCCGGCTCCAACGCTTTGGGGGAGTCCGATCCCAACTGGACCAGACTCGATTCGGAATCGCAGTCATGATGATGCTCGTCGGAATGATGGTGATGCCCACAGCATCGAACCTGCTTACCGCGATACGCCTGCCAGACAAGATAGCAACCGACAGCAACAACCAGCAGCGCGCTGATCCACGGCAGAATCGTTGAGATCTGATCCTCATGATGATGATCCCCAGTCACCACATGATGAGCAAGATGCACGGCAAATGCGATCGCAAATAGCGACATCGAATGCGAAAACGCTGTGGAAATCCCCATAACAAATGGATGCCAGGGACTGCGGCGTCCCCCCAGCAGGTACACAAACATCGCGGTTTTTCCATGGCCCGGTTCCAGTGCGTGAAACGCCCCCAACAGGAAGGCCAGCCCAAGAGTTACGTCATGCGCATGATTGTGCATTGAGGTATAGCCTTAGATACTGCGTCGTGACGAGTCCGGCGAGATTAAGAGGTGAACCGAGTGCATGCCGACAACACCTTGTCAAACCAGACACATGCACTTTGCAGGGCGTTGCCATACTAAATACGCGACAAAATTGTCTCGCGCTGAACAAATTCCGGCAATTCTCTTCAATTCGGCAGAAATCCGCAGTAATGGATATTGCACACTGACTGCAATAGCACAACACGTGCCTGTGAGCTGGCGGAGTCTCCGTTTGGATCACGCGGAGGGACTGGCCACTACACGATTGAAACAACAACCCAAATCGATCGCAAACAACACCAGCCGCTTTGCGTTCGACGCACGGTGACCGTTTCATCCCCAGCGTTTGTGCGACTTCTTTGTGAACCATGCAGCAGCACGGAAAACTTTGCGAAGTCGAGGAGGAACTTCGAGTTGTGCGATCACTTCTTTAGTGCGATCGAGACTGGGGTCAAGTTCCACTTCTCGAACCGGCACATTTGCACAAATGAGAAACGCTAAGGCTGAGAAAACGCTGAGGCAAGGCCTCCTTCGCTGCCTTAGATCGCTGCCGTGTCGCAGTTTTTGCAGTGTCCCTTGATCAAAATCTCAGTGATGCGACCAACGCCTTTCGCGCGTCGCTGAGAACTGGCCGTGAAGGTCATATCGCCTAGGCACCGAACGTCGCCGCATTCGACACACACAAAGTGCGGATGTTTATCACCATCAGGATTATTGGGATCCAAGATTTCAAATCGCCAGACATGATCGCCCAGTTCCGTCCGCATGATAAGATCTGCGTCGGTTAAATCGGTCAGATTGCGAAAGACTGTCGCTTTGTCAAAACCAAGCGGGACTAGCTTTTCCGCCAGATCAGCATGAGTCAATGGCGAGGTCGCACTCCGCAACTCTTGCAGGACTGCGATCCGGGCTGGAGTAGCGCGCACCGCCCGGTCCCGGAGCAATTGACGGATTTCCTCAACTTCATTCGCGTCAACACGGCGTGTCTGTCCGTCCATCGGAAACCTTATTCAGTAGAGGTGGCCATTTGAGCTTTTTGAATTAGCCTGCACTACCGTGATTTTATCAGAACGAATTCCAACCGTCCATATCTGCATGTGAATTGCAGATATGGATTGGCCTCGATGCGGATGGTGAAGCGGAAAACAATTGCCGGGCGCCAGACGCATTTTGACAAGTTGTCAAATGATGTTGTGGTTTTATCATCGCCGATCTCTTTTGATCGTCAGTGTTCGTCGAGGCTTTTTTGTTCTTGCTTTGCGGGTTCAATTTACGCTCGTCATTCTTTTGGGACCGCGCACAGACTCATCCCCCGGGCAACGGCGCATGCTGCAAGAAAGGCAGGCCGATGAAGAACTTGATCACGAGTGCGTTGAGCAAGTCGATAAAGAAGGCTCCGACGAGCGGGATCACTAGAAACGCCTTGAACGAGGGTCCGTACTTTCTGGTGACCGCATTCATATTGGCGATTGCCACCGGCGTCGCCCCCATTCCAAGCCCGCAGAAGCCACCGACAATCACTGCCGCGTCATAGTCACGACCCATCACTCGGAAAATCACCAGCACGGCAAACAGTGTGATGACGACGATCTGAATCATCAGCACCAGGAAGATCGTGCCAAACGAATCGGCGAGCGACGAGAGATCCATGCTCATCAAACTCATCGCCAAGAAAAGCTGCAACGATATTTCGCCGACCTTATCGAA from Symmachiella dynata encodes:
- a CDS encoding sulfite exporter TauE/SafE family protein yields the protein MHNHAHDVTLGLAFLLGAFHALEPGHGKTAMFVYLLGGRRSPWHPFVMGISTAFSHSMSLFAIAFAVHLAHHVVTGDHHHEDQISTILPWISALLVVAVGCYLVWQAYRGKQVRCCGHHHHSDEHHHDCDSESSLVQLGSDSPKALEPAAPRTSYKTTALLGMAVGLLPCPSALAAYFTGLSTGSPVAAYLIIALFAAGIASSLTLVGLVLQLFGDRLGNRVSGASRIPWAHVRAFLILGMGAFYTVRLVVSST
- a CDS encoding Fur family transcriptional regulator, producing MDGQTRRVDANEVEEIRQLLRDRAVRATPARIAVLQELRSATSPLTHADLAEKLVPLGFDKATVFRNLTDLTDADLIMRTELGDHVWRFEILDPNNPDGDKHPHFVCVECGDVRCLGDMTFTASSQRRAKGVGRITEILIKGHCKNCDTAAI